The window AGTCATGACCGCACCGCCTTCCGAGCCTGGCAGGGGCTATCGTCCTGCTCGCACCAGTCTATTCAAGAACAGGGCAAATGCTAATGAAAATTGAATAATCGCCGCTGTTGGCAGGCCAACGGCGTTGGTGGTGAGGGTTCTCAGTGGGGGGTCGGCCGCTCGGTTTCCTCGATGCCATACCGGGGTGCGGTGATATCTTCGCTCCGGCACAGAGGGCAGCGGCTGGGGCGGGTCAGACGGCGGCGGTCGCGGAAGACGAAGCCGCAATCCTGGCAGTGAGACGGTTCCAGGATGAATCGACGGGTCTTGTCACGGGCGATGGATTTCACGACATGTTCGAGGTGCTCTTCGACCTGCCGCTCGGGAATCCCGAGCATCTGCGCCAGCTGGTGCGTGGCCAGACGGGTGCCGGTCAACAGGTCGATCATGCGCTGGCGGGGAGTCCGGCCGGGGCTCAGCATGCCGCATCGTAAGCCACCATCGACGAAAAGCCAAGGCGGGCCTAGCAAGACCGGCCATCTTGCACCGCGGCCAATAGTTTGACAGGATGAGCGCATGCCGACTCCCAGCTGGGATGATTTCGCCGACCTCGCGCTGAAACGTCTGGCAAGCTCGGGCGCCGAGTACGGCGACATCCGGATACAACGGGCCACGACGCAAGCCATTCGCGGTGAAGATCGCCGCATCGCCTCGATTCGCGACCAGGACGACATCGGATTCGGGGTGCGCGTCCTGTATCACGGGGCCTGGGGGTTCGCGGCCAGCTCCATTCTCTCGCTTGAAGAAGTGCCGCGCGTCACCGACCTGGCGGTCGAGATCGCCAAAGGCTCCGCCTCCATCGCCGTCGAGAAGGTCGTCCTGGCCAGAGAGCCGGTCCATCGCGACCGGATTATCACGCCGGTCCGCATCGACCCGTTCACCGTGCCGCTTGAACAGAAAACCGGCCTGCTCCTGGCGACGATGGATCGGTTGCAGCAAGAAGCCGGCGTGGTGCGCAGCAGCGCCGGGCTCTGGACTCGGCGAGACCGCAAGCTCTTCGCCTCGACGGAACGGACCAGAGTGGAATTCGACCTGCTCGCCTCCAGCGGCGACTGCACCGCGACGGCCCTCCACGACGGGCGGTTCGCCAGCCGGTCGTTCAATACGCCGCAACTCCGGCGCGGCTATGAACTGGTCGAAGAAGCCGATTTTCTGCGGCAGGCTCCGCTGGTGGCGCGGCAGGCGGTTGAGAAGGTGCGGTCGCCCGCCGTCGAGGCGGGCCGCTATGATCTGGTGCTCGATCCCGAGCATCTGTCTCTCACCATGCACGAATCTTGCGGCCATCCCAGCGAGTTGGACCGTGCGCTGGGGTACGAGGCGAACTACGCAGGCACCAGTTTCCTCACCACTGACAAGCGTGGCACGTTCCGGTATGGGTCGCCGCAGGTGAATCTGGTGGCGGATAACACGGAACCGGACACGCTGGCGGCCACCGGCTATGACGATGACGGGGTGGCCTGCCAGAAGTGGGACATCGTGCGCGAGGGGATCTTCGTCGGGTATTGCACGAATCGCGAAGTGGCGCCGAAGATCGGCGAGGCCCGCTCACGCGGGTCCAACCGCGCCGATGGGTGGGGGAGCGTCCCCATCGTCCGCATTGCGAACATCGGTCTGGAGCCGGGATCGGCCACGCTCGATCAGCT is drawn from Nitrospira sp. and contains these coding sequences:
- a CDS encoding TldD/PmbA family protein codes for the protein MPTPSWDDFADLALKRLASSGAEYGDIRIQRATTQAIRGEDRRIASIRDQDDIGFGVRVLYHGAWGFAASSILSLEEVPRVTDLAVEIAKGSASIAVEKVVLAREPVHRDRIITPVRIDPFTVPLEQKTGLLLATMDRLQQEAGVVRSSAGLWTRRDRKLFASTERTRVEFDLLASSGDCTATALHDGRFASRSFNTPQLRRGYELVEEADFLRQAPLVARQAVEKVRSPAVEAGRYDLVLDPEHLSLTMHESCGHPSELDRALGYEANYAGTSFLTTDKRGTFRYGSPQVNLVADNTEPDTLAATGYDDDGVACQKWDIVREGIFVGYCTNREVAPKIGEARSRGSNRADGWGSVPIVRIANIGLEPGSATLDQLIADVKRGIYIEGHGSYSIDQRRYNFQFGGDAFWLIENGKRTHMLRDVIYHGITPEFWNSCDGVADRSHRRRYGFITCGKGQPGQSGWMSHPASHARFRNIQVIRGEGRS